Proteins encoded by one window of Streptomyces sp. ALI-76-A:
- a CDS encoding transcriptional regulator, whose amino-acid sequence MSGQDDVEEFAALLRRLKDRTDRSYGSLARRLNMNTSTLHRYCAGDAVPVDFAPAERFAALCGATAEERLELHRLWLDAVTARRRPRTADTAGSAGDPDAAEAAAAEEPGSPGEPDADREPGGESRPKAEDEPDTKGEPDAEGGTAAGSEPGTDTGAETGSEPGAEGGPETGSESGAEGGTETGSEPCAEGGTETGSEPGAEGGTGVESEPGADSAPGPAPDSWGRPGAEAGAAPVPAPVSLPWFRRRRVLVTAAVTAVLLATLGSLSALPSDRPSREDSARAPGGPSLTTAPATPHRPSGTPSASPSGTRSASPSPSSSAKGTTTGGPSRTPTRKSGPPETGGGSAAGDTSVPLTWTADSHVWNQGCGHDYLIGRPPAQVPPPPAAQDARTWAAAQGALHGRDTNVRISVQGRSSTAVVLDALRVRVVARAAPAQGNAYSMDQGCGGALTPRYFSVDLDADRPVARSQPGGDSEGPIPAVRLPYRVSAEDPEVLLVTATTEGCDCGWYLELDWSSQGRTGTVRIDDHGRPFRTSGIKGLPRYTYDTSARQWVPYTG is encoded by the coding sequence GTGTCCGGACAGGACGACGTCGAGGAGTTCGCGGCTCTGCTGCGGCGACTGAAGGACCGGACGGACCGGAGCTACGGTTCGCTGGCCCGCCGCCTGAACATGAACACCTCCACGCTGCACCGCTACTGCGCCGGCGACGCGGTCCCCGTCGACTTCGCCCCGGCGGAACGCTTCGCCGCGCTCTGCGGGGCGACGGCGGAGGAACGGCTGGAGCTGCACAGGCTGTGGCTGGACGCGGTGACGGCACGCCGGCGACCGCGTACGGCGGATACGGCCGGGTCCGCCGGGGACCCTGATGCGGCGGAGGCCGCTGCGGCCGAGGAGCCCGGAAGCCCCGGAGAACCCGATGCTGACCGGGAACCGGGCGGAGAAAGCCGGCCGAAGGCGGAAGACGAGCCGGACACGAAAGGCGAACCGGATGCCGAGGGCGGAACGGCGGCCGGATCCGAACCCGGCACCGACACCGGAGCGGAGACCGGATCCGAACCCGGCGCCGAAGGCGGGCCGGAGACCGGATCCGAATCCGGTGCCGAAGGCGGAACGGAGACCGGATCCGAACCCTGTGCCGAAGGCGGAACGGAGACCGGATCCGAACCCGGTGCCGAAGGCGGAACGGGCGTGGAGAGCGAGCCGGGTGCCGACAGCGCCCCGGGTCCCGCGCCTGACTCCTGGGGTCGACCGGGTGCCGAGGCCGGTGCGGCTCCTGTCCCCGCTCCCGTGTCCCTCCCCTGGTTCCGCCGCCGACGTGTCCTGGTGACGGCCGCCGTCACCGCGGTGCTGCTCGCCACGCTGGGCAGCCTCTCGGCCCTCCCGTCCGACCGTCCTTCGCGGGAGGATTCCGCGCGGGCCCCGGGCGGCCCGTCCCTCACCACCGCCCCGGCGACGCCTCACCGGCCGTCGGGCACGCCGTCCGCCTCGCCCTCCGGCACCCGTTCCGCCTCCCCCTCGCCCTCCTCCTCGGCCAAGGGCACCACCACCGGCGGGCCGTCCAGGACGCCCACCAGGAAGAGCGGCCCGCCGGAGACGGGCGGGGGAAGCGCGGCCGGCGACACCTCCGTCCCCCTCACCTGGACCGCCGACTCGCACGTGTGGAACCAGGGCTGCGGCCACGACTACCTGATCGGCAGGCCGCCGGCGCAGGTCCCGCCGCCCCCGGCCGCGCAGGACGCCCGCACCTGGGCGGCGGCACAGGGCGCCCTGCACGGCCGCGACACCAACGTGCGGATCTCGGTGCAGGGCCGGAGTTCCACCGCCGTCGTCCTGGACGCGCTCCGCGTCCGCGTCGTCGCGCGCGCCGCCCCGGCCCAGGGCAACGCCTACTCCATGGACCAGGGCTGCGGCGGAGCGCTCACCCCCCGCTACTTCTCCGTCGACCTGGACGCCGACCGCCCCGTCGCCCGCTCGCAGCCCGGCGGTGACAGCGAGGGCCCCATCCCGGCCGTACGGCTGCCGTACCGCGTCTCCGCCGAGGACCCGGAGGTGCTGCTGGTCACCGCCACGACCGAGGGCTGCGACTGCGGCTGGTACCTCGAACTGGACTGGTCCTCCCAGGGCCGCACCGGCACGGTCCGCATCGACGACCACGGCCGCCCGTTCCGCACCAGCGGCATCAAGGGGCTGCCCCGCTACACGTACGACACCTCGGCACGCCAGTGGGTGCCGTACACCGGATGA
- a CDS encoding pyruvate dehydrogenase has protein sequence MAKQNVAEQFVDILVRAGVERLYGVVGDSLNPVVDAVRRNSAIDWVHVRHEETAAFAAGAEAQITGKLAACAGSCGPGNLHLINGLYDAHRSMAPVLALASHIPSSEIGLGYFQETHPDRLFQECSHYSELISSPKQMPRLLQTAIQNAVGRSGVSVVSLPGDIAGEPAPEQAAETALVTSRPTVRPGDAEIDQLVEMIDEAEKITLFCGSGTAGAHAEVMEFAGKVKSPVGHALRGKEWIQYDNPYDVGMSGLLGYGAAYEATHECDLLILLGTDFPYNAFLPNDVKIVQVDVRPEHLGRRSKLDLAVWGDVRETLRCLVPRVREKTNRRFLDKMLKKHTDALEGVVKAYTRKVDKHVPIHPEYVASVLDELADEDAVFTVDTGMCNVWAARYISPNGRRRVIGSFSHGSMANALPMAIGAQFTDRERQVVSMSGDGGFSMLMGDFLTLVQYDLPVKVVLFNNSSLGMVELEMLVAGLPSHGTTNKNPDFAAVARACGAHGVRVEQPKDLAGALKDAFAHKGPALVDIVTDPNALSIPPKISGEMVTGFALSASKIVLDGGVGRMLQMARSNLRNVPRP, from the coding sequence ATGGCCAAACAGAACGTTGCCGAACAGTTCGTCGACATCCTCGTCCGCGCGGGCGTCGAGCGCCTCTACGGCGTCGTCGGCGACAGCCTCAACCCGGTGGTGGACGCCGTCCGCCGCAACTCCGCCATCGACTGGGTGCACGTCCGCCACGAGGAGACCGCCGCCTTCGCCGCCGGGGCGGAGGCCCAGATCACCGGCAAGCTCGCCGCCTGCGCGGGCTCCTGCGGACCCGGCAACCTCCACCTCATCAACGGTCTCTACGACGCCCACCGCTCCATGGCCCCGGTCCTCGCCCTCGCCTCGCACATCCCGTCCAGCGAGATCGGCCTCGGCTACTTCCAGGAGACCCACCCGGACCGGCTGTTCCAGGAGTGCAGCCACTACAGCGAGCTGATCTCCAGCCCGAAGCAGATGCCCCGGCTGCTCCAGACCGCCATCCAGAACGCGGTCGGCCGCAGCGGCGTCAGTGTCGTCTCCCTCCCGGGCGACATCGCCGGCGAGCCCGCCCCGGAACAGGCCGCCGAGACCGCCCTGGTCACCTCCCGGCCCACCGTCCGCCCCGGTGACGCCGAGATCGACCAGCTCGTCGAGATGATCGACGAGGCCGAGAAGATCACCCTGTTCTGCGGCAGCGGCACGGCCGGCGCGCACGCCGAGGTCATGGAGTTCGCCGGGAAGGTCAAGTCCCCGGTGGGACACGCCCTGCGGGGCAAGGAGTGGATCCAGTACGACAACCCGTACGACGTCGGCATGAGCGGCCTGCTCGGTTACGGCGCCGCCTACGAAGCCACCCACGAGTGCGACCTGCTGATCCTGCTCGGTACCGACTTCCCGTACAACGCTTTCCTCCCGAACGACGTCAAGATCGTCCAGGTCGACGTGCGGCCCGAACACCTGGGCCGGCGCTCGAAGCTGGACCTCGCCGTGTGGGGCGACGTGCGCGAGACCCTGCGCTGTCTCGTGCCGCGGGTGCGGGAGAAGACGAACCGGCGCTTCCTCGACAAGATGCTCAAGAAGCACACGGACGCCCTGGAGGGAGTCGTCAAGGCGTACACCCGGAAGGTGGACAAGCACGTCCCGATCCACCCCGAGTACGTGGCGTCCGTCCTCGACGAACTCGCCGACGAGGACGCGGTGTTCACCGTCGACACCGGTATGTGCAACGTGTGGGCCGCCCGGTACATCTCGCCCAACGGACGCCGCCGGGTGATCGGTTCGTTCTCCCACGGCTCGATGGCGAACGCGCTGCCGATGGCGATCGGCGCGCAGTTCACGGACCGGGAGCGGCAGGTGGTCTCCATGTCCGGCGACGGCGGTTTCTCGATGCTGATGGGCGACTTCCTCACCCTCGTCCAGTACGACCTGCCGGTGAAGGTCGTCCTGTTCAACAACTCCTCCCTCGGCATGGTCGAGTTGGAGATGCTGGTCGCCGGGCTGCCCTCGCACGGCACCACGAACAAGAATCCCGACTTCGCGGCCGTCGCCCGCGCCTGCGGTGCCCACGGCGTGCGGGTCGAGCAGCCCAAGGACCTCGCGGGCGCGCTGAAGGACGCCTTCGCGCACAAGGGCCCGGCCCTCGTCGACATCGTCACCGACCCCAACGCCCTCTCCATCCCGCCGAAGATCAGCGGCGAGATGGTCACCGGCTTCGCCCTGTCCGCCTCGAAGATCGTCCTGGACGGCGGGGTCGGGCGGATGTTGCAGATGGCGCGGTCCAACCTGCGGAACGTGCCCCGTCCCTGA